One window from the genome of Penaeus monodon isolate SGIC_2016 chromosome 2, NSTDA_Pmon_1, whole genome shotgun sequence encodes:
- the LOC119582851 gene encoding uncharacterized protein LOC119582851 isoform X18, with translation MEKLGRYFHWPRKHVRPHRARDRPSPVHPITFRRLRPKSMRFSITASTTAETTMATEPPTTTSGPDRGSTSTPTPTTTVEITTVSGTTLPTTTEITGPTTTAGITTTGSTVTTTEGPTTTAGPMVITTEGPTTTVGPTVTTTEVPVTEQTAPTTQAPDVETTIQTTTKAPVTEPPVTAAPTQAPDTETTTKEQTEPPVTQAPDTETTTKTEVTAKQTESPVTAAPATQAPDTETTTKAKEQTEAPATAAPAPDTETTTKEQTEAPATAAPAPDTETTTKEETKAPTAAPAPDTETTTKAQKQTEAPATPAPAPDTETTTKAQEQTEAPVTAAPVTAAPVTAAPITAAPAPETTTKAKEQTEAPTAAPAPETTTKAKEQTEPPVTAAPVPAPETTTKAQEQTEAPVTAAPAPETTTKAKEQTEAPVTAAPVPAPETTTKAKEEQTDAPATAAPAPETTTKAKEQTDSPVTAAPVPAPETTKAPEPVTEAPAPEPVTDAPVEVTTAQFNTSGFTGSVSTYFTIGTSDSSTITISFGVEIILKMTKEKTFTFVFVLQVRSSGTVTETFSSMASLAALSGVRQETVMGRAEVNEEGTDTTTFVSALDRQNKTSTSNNTECLYTMEVILMKIQFTNKLTGELYPCDLDNQANAEPPYLEIIDHYNNTVINRYCYLDKNVSIHSFGDQMFGYIVTNGDPNIVPDIQAVQIKEEFCCGGVFYGAFRVPLIIPSPDYPQYKPHMRCPFVFRCDEDYDDCVIRLEFENFNLASNDVSRSRRQALNESDFGNGTAATTLAPYVPPTGPDFNRTICAGEDVVRVSQCGSISAINSREFCADNPPSQVYTGYKEVLMYFDSNDERQDQGFVIKFTPKDRRKWIYSDAELEPKCTCAHNLPNQIRKYFRKRNKNKTNKAKANKEPLRRVRREEREKLKERRTVEKEGKLPERRKRKQKNEENKDRSTNDQGKKREDDVEGPKRRRKKMKKMEGGDSNTEGQNKGKNGRDKEEKDGEKPQGRKKKRMNVGDKDRDAENQKKKNGGDIEENVNGPKRRRKNGGGGNEENAKRQKRRRKNGGGGNEENAKRQKRRRKKIGNTNASENEGGNQREQKKIAKDRRKDTLLEKKEKRLQRKNKNGEEDMPMTRAFNGKTNRKRQQYPWLVSVIQYERPLVKNKVKGDRPVERLCGGTLLSDRYVLTTTSCCTYCKTVWEKKNKKNIKLRKKRDAEGENNKMANKRKRRKKEEDKKGEVKEGEDDMDTEKKGGNQRRRRKNKKTNEELENGGNNRDKDEKAKGIGKGKGMKRGDKKTDKENDNDDDNKGKGKGKKKGDKKNDKENDNDDDDKGKGKRKKKGHKKKNDNQNDNDDANKNKKRRKGEKRGNKKKEDREKGAGNGQGDTAPRQNQNKRRNPLKKDVGAIIGEGSINIKKLGDVKPLKIGGIFIPSDCYDKMGKTELNGEPLYPVECPVLLKLKKKVKFNRFIKPMCMPIFDKIKINKERAASLGYGTRKASKTEPSKIPAEVINMRVLKKCEKRLKMKLDKTMICTKGKKKSGHMCFFDEGAPLLNVKVTGSGYKQHANLYGALVVPSCQLEDKKKKKNRREKRDTDENEPKEKRRKLRRRKQETPGTATASKPRQEAKRQGKEGAPGDRPKRKKKLRKMGDVGGEESQQTKPKKLRRKLGRQGQKDKKSILQDGGGDEYNPRKYNKFYIDVWVNIRSYKKWILNVVFNKKKAKACQRPKHFKSVPDIAKKFEIEDPCPF, from the exons ATGGAAAAGCTTGGCCGGTATTTCCATTGGCCACGCAAGCACGTGAGACCTCACCGCGCGAGAGACCGACCTTCGCCTGTCCATCCAATCACCTTTCGTCGCCTAAGGCCTAAGTCCATGCGCTTCTCCATCACAGCTTCCACGACGGCGGAAACCACGATGGCCACGGAGCCTCCGACGACCACCTCAGGGCCGGACCGAG GAAGTACCTCAACGCCTACACCCACAACCACGGTTGAAATTACAACAGTTTCTGGTACGACTCTACCTACAACAACAGAAATTACAGGCCCTACAACAACTGCAGGTATCACAACTACAGGATCTACAGTTACAACCACAGAAGGTCCAACAACAACAGCTGGACCTATGGTTATAACTACAGAAGGTCCTACAACAACAGTTGGACCCACAGTTACAACTACAGAAG TGCCCGTTACAGAACAAACGGCGCCGACAACGCAAGCTCCAGATGTAGAGACTACTATTCAAACTACAACTAAGG CCCCAGTTACAGAACCTCCAGTAACAGCAGCACCAACACAAGCCCCAGATACAGAAACAACCACGAAAG AACAAACGGAACCACCAGTGACACAGGCGCCCGATACAGAAACTACCACGAAAACTGAAG TAACTGCAAAACAAACGGAATCGCCTGTAACGGCAGCACCTGCAACGCAGGCGCCAGACACAGAAACTACCACGAAAGCTAAAG AGCAAACGGAGGCTCCAGCAACAGCAGCACCAGCGCCTGATACAGAAACCACCAcaaaag AGCAAACGGAGGCTCCAGCAACAGCAGCACCTGCGCCTGATACAGAAACCACCAcaaaag AGGAAACGAAAGCTCCAACAGCAGCTCCAGCGCCAGATACAGAAACTACCACAAAAGCTCAAA AGCAAACGGAAGCGCCGGCAACACCAGCACCAGCGCCAGATACAGAAACTACCACAAAAGCTCAAG AGCAAACAGAAGCTCCGGTAACTGCAGCTCCGGTAACTGCAGCTCCGGTAACTGCAGCTCCGATAACTGCAGCTCCTGCACCAGAAACTACCACAAAAGCTAAAG AACAAACGGAAGCTCCAACAGCAGCGCCAGCACCGGAAACTACCACAAAGGCTAAAG AACAAACGGAGCCACCAGTAACTGCAGCACCTGTACCTGCGCCTGAGACTACCACAAAAGCCCAAG AGCAAACAGAAGCTCCAGTAACAGCGGCACCTGCACCGGAAACAACCACAAAAGCTAAAG AACAAACAGAAGCACCAGTAACTGCAGCACCGGTACCTGCACCAGAAACTACCACAAAGGCTAAGGAAG AGCAAACAGATGCCCCAGCAACAGCAGCGCCTGCACCAGAAACTACCACAAAAGCTAAAG AGCAAACGGACTCACCAGTTACTGCAGCACCGGTACCTGCACCAGAAACTACAAAAGCTCCAG AACCAGTGACAGAAGCACCCGCACCGGAACCTGTAACGGACGCCCCAGTAGAAG TGACCACAGCCCAGTTCAACACGTCCGGTTTCACTGGGTCTGTCTCAACATATTTCACCATTGGGACAAGCGACTCCTCTACCATTACAATATCCTTTGGAGTGGAAATCATTCTAAAGATGACAAAAGAGAAGACCTTTACGTTCGTGTTTGTCCTGCAG GTGCGCTCTTCAGGCACAGTTACAGAAACCTTCAGCTCCATGGCGTCGTTAGCAGCGTTGAGTGGTGTTCGACAAGAAACCGTAATGGGCAGAGCAGAAGTGAACGAAGAGGGAACAGACACCACCACTTTCGTTTCGGCACTGGACAGGCAGAACAAAACGTCCACAAGCAACAACACAGAGTGTCTCTACACCATGGA GGTGATCCTGATGAAAATCCAGTTCACTAATAAGCTGACAGGCGAACTATACCCGTGCGATTTGGACAACCAGGCGAATGCTGAGCCCCCCTATTTGGAAATTATAGACCATTATAACAACAC CGTCATCAATAGATATTGTTACCTGGACAAAAATGTGAGCATCCACTCATTTGGCGACCAGATGTTTGGCTATATTGTGACCAACGGAGATCCAAATATTGTTCCAGACATTCA gGCGGTTCAAATAAAGGAAGAATTCTGTTGTGGCGGCGTGTTCTATGGAGCCTTCCGTGTGCCACTCATCATACCGTCGCCGGATTATCCTCAGTACAAACCCCACATGCGATGTCCTTTCGTCTTCAGG TGCGACGAGGACTACGACGACTGCGTCATCCGTCTCGAATTCGAAAACTTCAACCTCGCCTCCAACGACGTCAGCCGAAGCCGTCGCCAAGCGCTGAACGAAAGCGACTTCGGGAACGGGACAGCTGCCACCACCCTCGCCCCGTACGTCCCGCCGACCGGACCCGACTTCAACCGGACGATCTGCGCCGGCGAGGATGTGGTTCGGGTCAGCCAGTGCGGGTCCATCTCGGCGATCAACTCTCGCGA gTTCTGCGCGGACAACCCTCCCTCGCAAGTCTACACAGGATACAAAGAAGTGCTGATGTATTTCGACTCGAATGACGAAAGGCAAGACCAGGGCTTCGTGATCAAGTTCACGCCGAAGGACAGGAGGAAAT gGATTTATTCTGACGCCGAACTCGAGCCGAAGTGCA CGTGCGCGCACAATCTTCCCAACCAAATAAGAAAGTACtttagaaagaggaataagaacaaGACCAATAAAGCGAAGGCAAACAAGGAGCCTCTGCGCCGcgtgaggagagaagaaagggaaaaactgaaGGAGAGGAGAACGGTCGAGAAGGAAGGTAAACTCcccgaaaggaggaagaggaagcaaaagaatgaagaaaataaggACAGGAGCACTAACGACCagggcaaaaagagagaggatgacgtCGAAGGcccaaagaggaggaggaagaaaatgaagaaaatggagggaggagaCAGCAACACCGAGGGCCAAAACAAGGGAAAGAAcggaagagacaaagaggagaaggaCGGCGAGAAACcacagggaaggaagaagaagagaatgaatgtaggagacaaagacagagacgccgagaaccaaaagaaaaagaatggaggAGACATCGAGGAGAACGTCAACGGtccaaagaggaggaggaagaatggaggcGGAGGGAACGAGGAGAACGCCAAACgccaaaagaggaggaggaagaatggaggcGGAGGGAACGAGGAGAACGCCAAACgtcaaaagaggaggaggaagaagatcggAAACACGAATGCATCCGAAAACGAAGGAGGGAatcagagagaacaaaagaagatCGCGAAGGACAGACGGAAGGACACATTactagagaagaaggaaaagagacttcaaaggaagaataaaaatggagaggaagacaTGCCTATGACACGAGCCTTTAACGGGAAGACGAACAGGAAGCGGCAGCAATACCCGTGGCTG GTCAGCGTGATACAATATGAGCGACCTCTCGTGAAAAACAAGGTCAAAGGTGATCGCCCTGTTGAGAGACTCTGCGGTGGAACACTCCTGAGTGACAGATACGTCCTCACTACGACCTCCTGCTGCACCTATTGCAA AAccgtttgggaaaagaaaaataagaagaatattaaATTGCGGAAGAAGAGAGACGCAGAAGGAGAGAACAATAAGATggcaaataagagaaagagaaggaagaaagaggaagacaagaagggcgaagtaaaagaaggagaagacgacatggatacagagaagaaaggaggtaaccagaggagaagaagaaagaacaagaaaacaaacgagGAATTAGAGAACGGTGGCAACAATAGGGACAAAGACGAGAAAGCGAAGGGAATtggcaaaggaaaaggaatgaagagaggagacaagaagacCGACaaggaaaacgataatgatgatgataacaaaggaaaaggaaaaggaaagaaaaaaggagacaagaAGAACGATaaggaaaacgataatgatgatgatgacaaaggaaaaggaaaacgaaagaaaaagggacaCAAGAAGAAGAACGACAACCAAAACGACAATGACGAcgcgaacaagaacaagaaaagacgaaaaggagagaagagaggcaacaagaagaaagaagacagagagaagggcgCCGGGAACGGCCAGGGGGACACCGCCCCCCGGCAGAACCAGAACAAGAGGCGCAACCCACTGAAGAAGGACGTGGGCGCGATCATCGGCGAGGGCAGCATCAACATCAAGAAACTCGGGGACGTCAAGCCACTGAAGATCGGCGGCATCTTCATCCCGAGCGATTGCTACGACAAGATGGGCAAGACGGAGCTAA ACGGCGAACCCCTGTACCCGGTCGAGTGCCCCGTGCTACTGAagctgaagaagaaggtgaaATTCAACAGGTTCATTAAGCCCATGTGCATGCCGATTTTCGATAAGATCAAAATCAACAAGGAGAGAGCAGCTTCCCTGGGCTACGGGACCAGAAAAGCGTCGAAGACAG aaCCCTCCAAGATACCGGCTGAAGTGATTAACATGCGCGTGCTGAAGAAGTGCGAGAAGAGGCTGAAGATGAAGCTGGACAAGACTATGATCTGtacgaagggaaagaaaaagagcggACACATGTGCTTC TTCGACGAGGGAGCACCTCTCCTGAACGTCAAAGTAACAGGCAGCGGATACAAGCAACATGCTAACCTTTATGGTGCCTTG GTTGTGCCTAGCTGCCAGCttgaagacaagaagaaaaagaagaaccgcAGAGAGAAGCGAGACACTGACGAAAACGAACCAAAGGA
- the LOC119582851 gene encoding uncharacterized protein LOC119582851 isoform X32 — translation MEKLGRYFHWPRKHVRPHRARDRPSPVHPITFRRLRPKSMRFSITASTTAETTMATEPPTTTSGPDRGSTSTPTPTTTVEITTVSGTTLPTTTEITGPTTTAGITTTGSTVTTTEGPTTTAGPMVITTEGPTTTVGPTVTTTEVPVTEQTAPTTQAPDVETTIQTTTKEQTEAPATAAPAPDTETTTKEQTEAPATAAPAPDTETTTKEQTEAPATPAPAPDTETTTKAQEQTEAPVTAAPVTAAPVTAAPITAAPAPETTTKAKEQTEAPTAAPAPETTTKAKEQTEPPVTAAPVPAPETTTKAQEQTEAPVTAAPAPETTTKAKEQTEAPVTAAPVPAPETTTKAKEEQTDAPATAAPAPETTTKAKEQTDSPVTAAPVPAPETTKAPEPVTEAPAPEPVTDAPVEVTTAQFNTSGFTGSVSTYFTIGTSDSSTITISFGVEIILKMTKEKTFTFVFVLQVRSSGTVTETFSSMASLAALSGVRQETVMGRAEVNEEGTDTTTFVSALDRQNKTSTSNNTECLYTMEVILMKIQFTNKLTGELYPCDLDNQANAEPPYLEIIDHYNNTVINRYCYLDKNVSIHSFGDQMFGYIVTNGDPNIVPDIQAVQIKEEFCCGGVFYGAFRVPLIIPSPDYPQYKPHMRCPFVFRCDEDYDDCVIRLEFENFNLASNDVSRSRRQALNESDFGNGTAATTLAPYVPPTGPDFNRTICAGEDVVRVSQCGSISAINSREFCADNPPSQVYTGYKEVLMYFDSNDERQDQGFVIKFTPKDRRKWIYSDAELEPKCTCAHNLPNQIRKYFRKRNKNKTNKAKANKEPLRRVRREEREKLKERRTVEKEGKLPERRKRKQKNEENKDRSTNDQGKKREDDVEGPKRRRKKMKKMEGGDSNTEGQNKGKNGRDKEEKDGEKPQGRKKKRMNVGDKDRDAENQKKKNGGDIEENVNGPKRRRKNGGGGNEENAKRQKRRRKNGGGGNEENAKRQKRRRKKIGNTNASENEGGNQREQKKIAKDRRKDTLLEKKEKRLQRKNKNGEEDMPMTRAFNGKTNRKRQQYPWLVSVIQYERPLVKNKVKGDRPVERLCGGTLLSDRYVLTTTSCCTYCKTVWEKKNKKNIKLRKKRDAEGENNKMANKRKRRKKEEDKKGEVKEGEDDMDTEKKGGNQRRRRKNKKTNEELENGGNNRDKDEKAKGIGKGKGMKRGDKKTDKENDNDDDNKGKGKGKKKGDKKNDKENDNDDDDKGKGKRKKKGHKKKNDNQNDNDDANKNKKRRKGEKRGNKKKEDREKGAGNGQGDTAPRQNQNKRRNPLKKDVGAIIGEGSINIKKLGDVKPLKIGGIFIPSDCYDKMGKTELNGEPLYPVECPVLLKLKKKVKFNRFIKPMCMPIFDKIKINKERAASLGYGTRKASKTEPSKIPAEVINMRVLKKCEKRLKMKLDKTMICTKGKKKSGHMCFFDEGAPLLNVKVTGSGYKQHANLYGALVVPSCQLEDKKKKKNRREKRDTDENEPKEKRRKLRRRKQETPGTATASKPRQEAKRQGKEGAPGDRPKRKKKLRKMGDVGGEESQQTKPKKLRRKLGRQGQKDKKSILQDGGGDEYNPRKYNKFYIDVWVNIRSYKKWILNVVFNKKKAKACQRPKHFKSVPDIAKKFEIEDPCPF, via the exons ATGGAAAAGCTTGGCCGGTATTTCCATTGGCCACGCAAGCACGTGAGACCTCACCGCGCGAGAGACCGACCTTCGCCTGTCCATCCAATCACCTTTCGTCGCCTAAGGCCTAAGTCCATGCGCTTCTCCATCACAGCTTCCACGACGGCGGAAACCACGATGGCCACGGAGCCTCCGACGACCACCTCAGGGCCGGACCGAG GAAGTACCTCAACGCCTACACCCACAACCACGGTTGAAATTACAACAGTTTCTGGTACGACTCTACCTACAACAACAGAAATTACAGGCCCTACAACAACTGCAGGTATCACAACTACAGGATCTACAGTTACAACCACAGAAGGTCCAACAACAACAGCTGGACCTATGGTTATAACTACAGAAGGTCCTACAACAACAGTTGGACCCACAGTTACAACTACAGAAG TGCCCGTTACAGAACAAACGGCGCCGACAACGCAAGCTCCAGATGTAGAGACTACTATTCAAACTACAACTAAGG AGCAAACGGAGGCTCCAGCAACAGCAGCACCTGCGCCTGATACAGAAACCACCAcaaaag AGCAAACGGAGGCTCCAGCAACAGCAGCACCTGCGCCTGATACAGAAACCACCACAAAAG AGCAAACGGAAGCGCCGGCAACACCAGCACCAGCGCCAGATACAGAAACTACCACAAAAGCTCAAG AGCAAACAGAAGCTCCGGTAACTGCAGCTCCGGTAACTGCAGCTCCGGTAACTGCAGCTCCGATAACTGCAGCTCCTGCACCAGAAACTACCACAAAAGCTAAAG AACAAACGGAAGCTCCAACAGCAGCGCCAGCACCGGAAACTACCACAAAGGCTAAAG AACAAACGGAGCCACCAGTAACTGCAGCACCTGTACCTGCGCCTGAGACTACCACAAAAGCCCAAG AGCAAACAGAAGCTCCAGTAACAGCGGCACCTGCACCGGAAACAACCACAAAAGCTAAAG AACAAACAGAAGCACCAGTAACTGCAGCACCGGTACCTGCACCAGAAACTACCACAAAGGCTAAGGAAG AGCAAACAGATGCCCCAGCAACAGCAGCGCCTGCACCAGAAACTACCACAAAAGCTAAAG AGCAAACGGACTCACCAGTTACTGCAGCACCGGTACCTGCACCAGAAACTACAAAAGCTCCAG AACCAGTGACAGAAGCACCCGCACCGGAACCTGTAACGGACGCCCCAGTAGAAG TGACCACAGCCCAGTTCAACACGTCCGGTTTCACTGGGTCTGTCTCAACATATTTCACCATTGGGACAAGCGACTCCTCTACCATTACAATATCCTTTGGAGTGGAAATCATTCTAAAGATGACAAAAGAGAAGACCTTTACGTTCGTGTTTGTCCTGCAG GTGCGCTCTTCAGGCACAGTTACAGAAACCTTCAGCTCCATGGCGTCGTTAGCAGCGTTGAGTGGTGTTCGACAAGAAACCGTAATGGGCAGAGCAGAAGTGAACGAAGAGGGAACAGACACCACCACTTTCGTTTCGGCACTGGACAGGCAGAACAAAACGTCCACAAGCAACAACACAGAGTGTCTCTACACCATGGA GGTGATCCTGATGAAAATCCAGTTCACTAATAAGCTGACAGGCGAACTATACCCGTGCGATTTGGACAACCAGGCGAATGCTGAGCCCCCCTATTTGGAAATTATAGACCATTATAACAACAC CGTCATCAATAGATATTGTTACCTGGACAAAAATGTGAGCATCCACTCATTTGGCGACCAGATGTTTGGCTATATTGTGACCAACGGAGATCCAAATATTGTTCCAGACATTCA gGCGGTTCAAATAAAGGAAGAATTCTGTTGTGGCGGCGTGTTCTATGGAGCCTTCCGTGTGCCACTCATCATACCGTCGCCGGATTATCCTCAGTACAAACCCCACATGCGATGTCCTTTCGTCTTCAGG TGCGACGAGGACTACGACGACTGCGTCATCCGTCTCGAATTCGAAAACTTCAACCTCGCCTCCAACGACGTCAGCCGAAGCCGTCGCCAAGCGCTGAACGAAAGCGACTTCGGGAACGGGACAGCTGCCACCACCCTCGCCCCGTACGTCCCGCCGACCGGACCCGACTTCAACCGGACGATCTGCGCCGGCGAGGATGTGGTTCGGGTCAGCCAGTGCGGGTCCATCTCGGCGATCAACTCTCGCGA gTTCTGCGCGGACAACCCTCCCTCGCAAGTCTACACAGGATACAAAGAAGTGCTGATGTATTTCGACTCGAATGACGAAAGGCAAGACCAGGGCTTCGTGATCAAGTTCACGCCGAAGGACAGGAGGAAAT gGATTTATTCTGACGCCGAACTCGAGCCGAAGTGCA CGTGCGCGCACAATCTTCCCAACCAAATAAGAAAGTACtttagaaagaggaataagaacaaGACCAATAAAGCGAAGGCAAACAAGGAGCCTCTGCGCCGcgtgaggagagaagaaagggaaaaactgaaGGAGAGGAGAACGGTCGAGAAGGAAGGTAAACTCcccgaaaggaggaagaggaagcaaaagaatgaagaaaataaggACAGGAGCACTAACGACCagggcaaaaagagagaggatgacgtCGAAGGcccaaagaggaggaggaagaaaatgaagaaaatggagggaggagaCAGCAACACCGAGGGCCAAAACAAGGGAAAGAAcggaagagacaaagaggagaaggaCGGCGAGAAACcacagggaaggaagaagaagagaatgaatgtaggagacaaagacagagacgccgagaaccaaaagaaaaagaatggaggAGACATCGAGGAGAACGTCAACGGtccaaagaggaggaggaagaatggaggcGGAGGGAACGAGGAGAACGCCAAACgccaaaagaggaggaggaagaatggaggcGGAGGGAACGAGGAGAACGCCAAACgtcaaaagaggaggaggaagaagatcggAAACACGAATGCATCCGAAAACGAAGGAGGGAatcagagagaacaaaagaagatCGCGAAGGACAGACGGAAGGACACATTactagagaagaaggaaaagagacttcaaaggaagaataaaaatggagaggaagacaTGCCTATGACACGAGCCTTTAACGGGAAGACGAACAGGAAGCGGCAGCAATACCCGTGGCTG GTCAGCGTGATACAATATGAGCGACCTCTCGTGAAAAACAAGGTCAAAGGTGATCGCCCTGTTGAGAGACTCTGCGGTGGAACACTCCTGAGTGACAGATACGTCCTCACTACGACCTCCTGCTGCACCTATTGCAA AAccgtttgggaaaagaaaaataagaagaatattaaATTGCGGAAGAAGAGAGACGCAGAAGGAGAGAACAATAAGATggcaaataagagaaagagaaggaagaaagaggaagacaagaagggcgaagtaaaagaaggagaagacgacatggatacagagaagaaaggaggtaaccagaggagaagaagaaagaacaagaaaacaaacgagGAATTAGAGAACGGTGGCAACAATAGGGACAAAGACGAGAAAGCGAAGGGAATtggcaaaggaaaaggaatgaagagaggagacaagaagacCGACaaggaaaacgataatgatgatgataacaaaggaaaaggaaaaggaaagaaaaaaggagacaagaAGAACGATaaggaaaacgataatgatgatgatgacaaaggaaaaggaaaacgaaagaaaaagggacaCAAGAAGAAGAACGACAACCAAAACGACAATGACGAcgcgaacaagaacaagaaaagacgaaaaggagagaagagaggcaacaagaagaaagaagacagagagaagggcgCCGGGAACGGCCAGGGGGACACCGCCCCCCGGCAGAACCAGAACAAGAGGCGCAACCCACTGAAGAAGGACGTGGGCGCGATCATCGGCGAGGGCAGCATCAACATCAAGAAACTCGGGGACGTCAAGCCACTGAAGATCGGCGGCATCTTCATCCCGAGCGATTGCTACGACAAGATGGGCAAGACGGAGCTAA ACGGCGAACCCCTGTACCCGGTCGAGTGCCCCGTGCTACTGAagctgaagaagaaggtgaaATTCAACAGGTTCATTAAGCCCATGTGCATGCCGATTTTCGATAAGATCAAAATCAACAAGGAGAGAGCAGCTTCCCTGGGCTACGGGACCAGAAAAGCGTCGAAGACAG aaCCCTCCAAGATACCGGCTGAAGTGATTAACATGCGCGTGCTGAAGAAGTGCGAGAAGAGGCTGAAGATGAAGCTGGACAAGACTATGATCTGtacgaagggaaagaaaaagagcggACACATGTGCTTC TTCGACGAGGGAGCACCTCTCCTGAACGTCAAAGTAACAGGCAGCGGATACAAGCAACATGCTAACCTTTATGGTGCCTTG GTTGTGCCTAGCTGCCAGCttgaagacaagaagaaaaagaagaaccgcAGAGAGAAGCGAGACACTGACGAAAACGAACCAAAGGA